The Streptomyces cathayae DNA segment GGCACCATCTCGTTCGTCCGGCCGTCCATGACCAGAGACAGCTCTCCCTTGGGTCCGCGCTCGATCTCCCGGATGCGGCTGAGGTTGACCACGTACCGGCGGTGCACCCGCAGGAAGCCCACATCCGCCAGCTCACCGTCGAGCTTGTCCAGGCTCGGAGAAGCGGCTCGCAACCGCCCCTGATCGGTGGAGAGCCACACGTCGTTTCCCTGCGATTGGGCGAAGGAGACTTCCGGCAGCCGCAGCAGCACCATCCGGTTGTCGCGCGTCGCGACCAGTCGGCGCGGCTGCATCCGAGGGTGCGCGGACCCCTCCGTTTGGGGGAACTGTGCCCCGTCGGAGGCACCGAACGAGACCAGGTTCCCGATCAGGTGTCCGGACGAGAAGACGGGTCGGATGCTGATCGGTGTCGGCTCGTCGGCGGGGTGGGCGAGAATCTGCGTCGAGCCGACCCAGTCAGGATCGTGGGCTGCCTGCCTGGTGGCATACCGGGCGGCTGCGATCAATTCCGGCAGACCGGCGTTCCATCTCAGCGTGGGATCGACCGCCGGGGTCGATGCCGGGACGCCCAGGAGCATGCTCGCCATGTCGTCGGCTATCACCACCTGGCCCGCGGTGTCCACTGCGGCGAGCGCCGCACCGGAGCGTGCCCTGGCCCGGGTGTAGGCCGCGACCAACTCGGCGCCGTTGTCCCGGGCGCGCCTCTTCAACGGGTACCGGGTCATGGTGACCGCGTTCGCCAGCCAGCTTTCCGCGGACGCGGGAAGCCGGCTGCGCCAGCAGCAGATGCTCAGGACCGCGATCGGTTCCCTGGTCACCACGTCACGCACCGCGATGCCCGCGCAGACCCAGTCGTGGAACGCCTGGCACCAGTGCTCCGCGCCCCTGATCGGTACCGGGCCGTGCGCCTCGAGCGCCGTGCCCATGCCGTTCGTGCCGACCGCACACTCGGACCAGCAGAACCAGGGCGCGAGATGGGACTCGCCGGCTCTGGCGAGCGTGGCCTGGTCACCCCACTCGGCCAGGATCCGGCCAGTGGCATCGGCGACGGTGACCACGCCACCGAGGTTGCCCACTTCATGTGCCACGGAGGCGGCACGAAAGCCCAGCTCGGCGAGGACGACATCGTGCTCGGGCGTACGGTCGAGCGCCGCGACGGCCACCGGAGCCTCTGTGAGGTGAGGATCGACACGGTATCGCTCTCGGCAGCGGTGCCAGGAGATCGCCACCAGGGGCCGGACGCCCGGGACCTGATCCTCGCCCCGCACGAACCGTTCCCACGCCGCGAGCACGGTGCCGCTGCCCAGGTTCGCCGGGATGGGCTCGAGTCGATGTACATCCCTCATGGTTCAGAACCGCCCTTGGTCCGTCCCCGACGCCCGACGGCGTGCGCGCGGTCCGCGCCGGTCGCCGTTCGTCGCGGCCGGCCTGCAGCGGGCCGGGCACTGCGTCGCGCGTCTTCCTGCTTCGTCACTCGTTCCAGGTGGTGTCACAGACCTGCACTCCCGCACCCCCCACCCTAGATACCGTCGTCGGGCTGCGCACGTACCGCTCCTGGCCGCATGTGTGAAATGCCGCTTCCTGGCCGGCCCCGGACAGCGCACCCGCGGGCAAGGTGCGAGGCTCGCAGCAGTCGGTCCACCCGGTGGACCGGTACTCGGAGCAGCGCCTGTGCCCAGCCGGACGCGCGAGGTCGCCGCCGGTACCGGCTTCCGGTGAGCCACGTGAGGTGCCAGGCCGGACCGAGAGCCGAGCCCGGAGCCACGTTGAGCTGAGCGTCCTGAGATCGCTCCCTGTCGCTGAGCCGTGCACGGTCACGTCCACGCGTAGGTGGTGCGGTGGTCAGGTCGGCTGGGGGCGGCCGAAGAGCAGGTCGTAGCCCGGCGGCAGCTGGAGCAGGAGGCGGCGGACCAGCTCCTCGCCCGCGACGTCGGCCACCACGCTGAGGACGGCACTGACGTCCCACGTCGCGGTTTTTTCGGTGGCGCCCTCGATCCAGGCCGCGGTCGCCCGGACGAATCGCTCCGGCGAAAGCGGTTCGTGCGCCTGGAGGGGATTGAGCAGAACCAGCGCCAGCGTTTCCGGCAGCCGGGCAGCCAGCTCGGCGCGCACTTCGCCCACCAGATGAGCGCCCAGCAGGCCGAGAACGACGCGGGAGGATCGTTCCGCCTCTTCCTGGGCAGGGTATTCGCCGCGTTCTTGGACCGCAGAGACGAACGCGTCCCAGTGCATGTGCATGACGTCCTCCGAGGGGTGCCGACCGACGGCAGGCGGGGGATGCGGGCGGGAGTCCCCGGCCCGGGTTCCCGCCCGCCTCGTACCGCGGGTCCAGCCGCTGGTCTGTTTGCGCGCATCGCCGCCGCTGATGGCGATCCTGCGGGGCTCGGCCTGCTCGGCGACCGGGATGCGCAGCCGCGGCACACCGGCCTCGTAGGAGGCGTCGACGCGTTCGGTGTCCAGGGTTTCGCCGAGGAAGAGCCGGCGGCTGAAGGACCCGGCGGGCCGCTCCGCGATCACGACCTCGCTGTCCTGGCCGACGCGCGAACGGCGTTCTGCCCTGGAGCCGCTGAGAACAGCCACCACGCGTTGCATCGGGCGGAGACGAAACCGGTGCGCCGGCTGTCACGGAAGGATCGCGATGGCGCTGGACCAGTTCAGGCCGAGCCGTTCCTGGGACGCCATGTGCAGGAACTGGAAGGCTTCCAACTCGCGGGCCCGGCGCAGCGGTCCCACGTCCAGGGGGCGCAGCCCCGCGGAGGAGACCAGGTCCGCGACGGTCTGTTTCGCCGCCTCGTCGTCTCCGGCGATGAAGACGTCCAGCGGCCGGCCGGCCACCTCCCCCGCGGTGAGCGTCCCGGCGAAGGTGGTGTTGAAGGCCTTGACGACCCGGCTTTCCGGCACGGCGGCGGCGATCTGTTCGGCGGCGGAGGTGCCGGGGGGTACGACGAGTGAGTCGAAGGTGCTGAAATCCACCGGGTTGGAGATGTCCACGACGACCTTCCCCGCCAGGGTGCCGGCCCACGCGACGGCGACGTCGCGTCCGGCCGGACAGGGCAGGGCGAGCACCACGATGTCGGCATCGGCCGCGGCCTCGGCGTCGACCGCCGTGGCGTCCGCTCCCGGAGTGGCCTGGCTCAGGGCCGTGGCCAGCTCCTCCGCCTTGGCTTTCCCGCGGTCGTGCAGCCGGACGGAGTGCCCGCCCGCCAATGCCCGGGTACCGATGCCGCGGGCCATGTTCCCGGCGCCGACGATGGTGACGATCATGCGCTGCTCCTCGACGGACGTCACGTGCCTTCCACCCTCGCACCCCCGGACAGCCCCTGCCACCGATCGGGCTTCTTCCGGCTGATGCCGCATGCCGGGACGGTGGCGAGGCGCGACGGCACCCGCGCGGCGGACGCGCGCAGACGTGCCGAGCATCCGCCGGTCTCTGTCACCGGCTCGGTCCGTGGTGCGGAGCGCCTCTCAACGGCTTCTGGAATACGGCGGCTTCGAGCTTACGGCCGCCCGGTCGAGCCGTCCGTGTTCATCCGGTCACAGTCCGTAGACTGGGTGCGCCGGTGTGGCCGGGGAGGACCGTGACGAGAGTGTGGGGATACGAGAGCGCCGATGAAGCCGCTGGACACCAATACGGACCCGCGTGTGGTGGGACCGTTCGAACTGCTCGCCCGGCTCGGCGCGGGTGGCATGGGCGTCGCCTATCTGGCGCGCGAGATCCCGCTGGAGGGACTCTCCGACGAGATGGTCGCGGCCTACCGGCTGGTCGAGCCCGATCACGATCGCGGCCGTGACGAGGCGGCCGACCCGTCGCGGCTCGTCGTGGTCAAGACGATCCAGCCGCACCTGCTGGACCAGCCGCACGCCCGCGAGCGGTTCGCGCGGGAGATCGACGCCATCCGCGCGGTGGCCGGCGACCGGGTTCCGGCGCTGCGCGCGGCGGACCCGGAGGCCGGTGAGCCGTGGTTCGCCATGGACTACGTCGCCGGGCCGTCGCTGCACACTCTGGTGCGGGAGTCAGGCCCCCTCCCCGTCGGGCCGTGCGCGGCGCTCGGTCTGGCCCTGGTGGACGCGTTGGCCGTCATCCACGGGACGAAGCTGCTGCACCGCGACCTCAAGCCGAGCAACGTGGTGCTCGGCCCGGACGGGCCGGTGGTGCTGGACTTCGGCCTGGCGGTGCTGTCCGAGCGCCAGTCCAGCCAGGCGCTCACCCGGACCGGCGACCGCCTGGGCACGCGTCCCTACATGCCCGTCGAGCAACTGCGCGACAGCAAGCACGTCGAGGCAGCCGCCGATGTGTACGCCCTCGGCGCCACCCTCTTCTTCGCGCTGACGGGGCGGGCACCGTACCCCTACATGCCGTTGATGGTGCCCCCGACGTGGGAAGGCGTCGATCCGGCCTTTCTGCCGCTGCTGGGCCGGGTGATCGACGCCGAACCGCTCCGGCGTCCGGATCTCGACGGTGTGCGGGAGAACCTGTCCACCCTGCTCACCGACGCCGGCCTGACCCTCGGACAGGCGGCGGAGCAGCTCCGGGAACGGGTCGTCGCCGCCGACCTGACGCCGAAGCTGCCCCCCGAGGCGCTCAAGGGGCGTGCCGACCCCGTCGTACGGGAGCTGGCGCAGAAGGCGGTCGACGAGGGCGAGGCGCCGGACGCTCCCTGGGCGGAGGAGGACCCGGGCTTCTACGGTCTGGTGAACACGGAGGACATCGCGTGGGTGGTCGAGGGGACGGACGACCCCGGCGACCACACGCCCACGCTCCTGGACGACGGCCGGGGGCGGACACCCACGGCGCCCACCGTGCCCACGGTCCCGCTGCCCGCGTCCGAGCACCGGCCGGGCGCCGGGCCCGCTGCCGCCGGTCCCACCCTTCCGCTTCCGCGGCCCGGGGAGGCCCCGACGGTTCCGGCGGACCCGGCAGGGCCCGCGGGCGCCGTACCGGAGACCGCGATCCACCCGCGGTGAGACCGGGCCGGGGCCGGAAGCCGACCGGGCACCCCGCGCACAGGAGAGCCCTGCCGCCCCGGAGGGACCGGCAGGGCTCTCACGGCCGTACGTGCTTCAGACGCTCCGCTCCGACAGGACCGACCCGACGAACCCCGTCCACACGTCACCCGTCACCGTGAGGACGGGCCCGGCGGTGGTCTTGGAGTCCCGGACGTGCACCACTGCCGCAGCAGCCGCGACCTCTACGCAATCGCCGCCCTCGGTTCCGCTGTAGCTGCTCTTGAACCAGGCGAGGCCGGAGGCGACGGTCGAGGACTCAGCGTTGTTCATAGCGATCTCAGCACCCCTTCGATGAACTCCATTGACTCTCGCGGACTGAGAGCCTGGGATCGGATAATCCCATAACGTGCGGCGGCCATAACCCCTCGTTCCGGGTCGGTCTGCAGCGAACCGATCCCCTCCGCCTCGGCGTACACGAACTTCTTGCCGTCCCTGCGCGTGACGACGGTGAAGGGCCCGTTGACCCCCGGGTTGTCCCCGCGGTCGATCGGCATGATCTGGATCTCGACGTTGCGCTTCCGGCCGATCAGCAGCAGGTGTTCCAGCTGTCCGCGCAGCACGGATCTGCCGCCGTACGGACGCCGCAGGATCGACTCGTCCAGCACGAAGCTCAATAAGGGGGTGGGACGGCGGTCGAAGATGTCCTGGCGGGCCAGCCGTGCCACCACCCGCTGCTCGATGGTCTCCTCGTCCAGGGGAGGACACCTCACGTTGAGCACTGCCCGCGTGTAGTCCTCGGTCTGGAGCAGGCCCTTGACCACCATCGTGTCGTAGGCGACCAGCTCGACGGCCTCCTTCTCCAGCACCGCCATCCCCTGGAAGAACACCGGATACTGGGCCCGCTCCACCTCCTCCTTCCACAGGCGCAGCAGCCCGTCCGCGTTCAGGATCTCGTCCGCGCGGTCGATGGTCGACGGGGACGGGATCCTGCGGCCCTGCTCGAAGGAGGCGACCGTGGAGGCCGAGTAGCCGAGGCGGTTGCCGAACTCCTGGCGGTCCAGGCCCTCCCGCAGCCGGAGCGTCTTCAGGGTCTGCCCGAAGGCGGTGACCACGCCCTTCGCCGCTCCGTCCTCCGGACGCCGCGGGCTCCCGCCGTTGCCGTCGCCGTTCTCCCACTCATCTCCGAGACTCACGACCGCTGTCGTGGCCGCGGGCCCGGCGCCGTCACCGGGGGCCGCCCTCGTCCCCGTCGTGTCGTCCACGCCCGTGCGTTCCGTCATGGCCCACCGCCTCCTCTGCGAGCACGCCCCGCCCGGGGCACCGTCACGCCGCACACCCCGTACCGGTGGAGGCACCGCGCGTACAGACGGTTCACGTCGGTGCGTCACCACTGGTCACGCTACGCCACCGAAGGCACCGTGATCGGTATGACTGGAAAACCCGTCGACCCCACCGACACGGTCCGCCCGACTCCCCCCACACCCCTCATCCCCACCCCCACGACCGGGGTGACCACCGCTCAGGACGCAGGTACGC contains these protein-coding regions:
- a CDS encoding DNA-binding protein, whose protein sequence is MRDVHRLEPIPANLGSGTVLAAWERFVRGEDQVPGVRPLVAISWHRCRERYRVDPHLTEAPVAVAALDRTPEHDVVLAELGFRAASVAHEVGNLGGVVTVADATGRILAEWGDQATLARAGESHLAPWFCWSECAVGTNGMGTALEAHGPVPIRGAEHWCQAFHDWVCAGIAVRDVVTREPIAVLSICCWRSRLPASAESWLANAVTMTRYPLKRRARDNGAELVAAYTRARARSGAALAAVDTAGQVVIADDMASMLLGVPASTPAVDPTLRWNAGLPELIAAARYATRQAAHDPDWVGSTQILAHPADEPTPISIRPVFSSGHLIGNLVSFGASDGAQFPQTEGSAHPRMQPRRLVATRDNRMVLLRLPEVSFAQSQGNDVWLSTDQGRLRAASPSLDKLDGELADVGFLRVHRRYVVNLSRIREIERGPKGELSLVMDGRTNEMVPVSRRNAPSVRRALDL
- a CDS encoding DUF2267 domain-containing protein, with protein sequence MHMHWDAFVSAVQERGEYPAQEEAERSSRVVLGLLGAHLVGEVRAELAARLPETLALVLLNPLQAHEPLSPERFVRATAAWIEGATEKTATWDVSAVLSVVADVAGEELVRRLLLQLPPGYDLLFGRPQPT
- a CDS encoding NADPH-dependent F420 reductase, which translates into the protein MTSVEEQRMIVTIVGAGNMARGIGTRALAGGHSVRLHDRGKAKAEELATALSQATPGADATAVDAEAAADADIVVLALPCPAGRDVAVAWAGTLAGKVVVDISNPVDFSTFDSLVVPPGTSAAEQIAAAVPESRVVKAFNTTFAGTLTAGEVAGRPLDVFIAGDDEAAKQTVADLVSSAGLRPLDVGPLRRARELEAFQFLHMASQERLGLNWSSAIAILP
- a CDS encoding serine/threonine-protein kinase, which produces MKPLDTNTDPRVVGPFELLARLGAGGMGVAYLAREIPLEGLSDEMVAAYRLVEPDHDRGRDEAADPSRLVVVKTIQPHLLDQPHARERFAREIDAIRAVAGDRVPALRAADPEAGEPWFAMDYVAGPSLHTLVRESGPLPVGPCAALGLALVDALAVIHGTKLLHRDLKPSNVVLGPDGPVVLDFGLAVLSERQSSQALTRTGDRLGTRPYMPVEQLRDSKHVEAAADVYALGATLFFALTGRAPYPYMPLMVPPTWEGVDPAFLPLLGRVIDAEPLRRPDLDGVRENLSTLLTDAGLTLGQAAEQLRERVVAADLTPKLPPEALKGRADPVVRELAQKAVDEGEAPDAPWAEEDPGFYGLVNTEDIAWVVEGTDDPGDHTPTLLDDGRGRTPTAPTVPTVPLPASEHRPGAGPAAAGPTLPLPRPGEAPTVPADPAGPAGAVPETAIHPR
- a CDS encoding DUF397 domain-containing protein, with translation MNNAESSTVASGLAWFKSSYSGTEGGDCVEVAAAAAVVHVRDSKTTAGPVLTVTGDVWTGFVGSVLSERSV
- a CDS encoding helix-turn-helix domain-containing protein, which encodes MTERTGVDDTTGTRAAPGDGAGPAATTAVVSLGDEWENGDGNGGSPRRPEDGAAKGVVTAFGQTLKTLRLREGLDRQEFGNRLGYSASTVASFEQGRRIPSPSTIDRADEILNADGLLRLWKEEVERAQYPVFFQGMAVLEKEAVELVAYDTMVVKGLLQTEDYTRAVLNVRCPPLDEETIEQRVVARLARQDIFDRRPTPLLSFVLDESILRRPYGGRSVLRGQLEHLLLIGRKRNVEIQIMPIDRGDNPGVNGPFTVVTRRDGKKFVYAEAEGIGSLQTDPERGVMAAARYGIIRSQALSPRESMEFIEGVLRSL